The DNA window GGTCAATTCATTGGTTTATTTAAAGATACTTCACTGGTTGCGATCGTCGGTCTAGTAGATTTGATGGGAGTTTCCCGCACTGTCTTATCGCAGCCAGAGTTTATCGGTCGCTACGCTGAAGTTTATCTATTTGTCGCCTTAATCTATTGGATGTTCTGTTTCTCCCTATCTCAAGCTAGTCAAAAATTAGAGAAAAAGCTGCAAAACTGATATATAGCAATGTAATACCAAAACACAAAGTGGCGTAGCCACTTTGTGTTTTTATAACCCTTACAGGGTTTGGTTTTTAACTCACAGAAGTGTTGTCACACTTTTGTGAATTGGTATAAGAGATAGCTAGGACAAATCAATAATTAATAAAGGCGGAGCTTCGCTCCGCCTTTATTAATTATTGATTTGCGGCGCTTTGCGCCGCTAATCAATTCTTGGGTTTTATTTCCTAGTAAACTTGGCGACAGCTATAGATTTTTGCAAATCTGTATAGCTATGCCATTCTCTTAGGGGCTTAGCGGTAGATAAAAAATGTCAAGCAAACTGACAGGTGTCATCATCATTGCTGCGAGAGAGAGAACTTGGTTGTGTAAAGTCAGTATTTTCGGATGGGTCTTGATTTCCTTCGACAGGATGCATCATTGATTTAGCATCAAGCTGATCGTATAGAGTCTTGACCACCTGGAGAATGTAACTAGCAGCTTGATCGTAGGCACTGGGTTCACTTAGCGATCGCGCTATTTGCCAGATAGATTTTTCGGCTTTTTCAAAGGAAGGATAGGCATAAAATAATTGCCGTAGCAATCCATCTAGACGATGCGATCCCAAGTCATGCCAATTATCGAGATCGGGATCAAAGGGATAGTAAAGTACCGAAAACAGTAAAATTTTTGCACGCATAGAACTTGTAAATCGCATTAGTTCTAATCGCAAATCAAATAAATCGATGGCAATGCGTGGATCAAAAGGAATTTTGCTGCGACCTTGATTGTTTAAGGGAAGGCTATATTGATTGATAATTGGAGCGATCGGTGGCGCGATCGCTTCTAGATTATTTGCATCATTGCGATCGGGATAAAGGGGTTCTAACTTAGTGAGTAGCAAATTGCCGATCGCAACATATTCAGCAGGTTTTGAAACTCTTTGAACTGCTTCTTGCAGTAAAGCTTGCAATTGCAGAAAAGTGGGCATAAATGAGACTAGTTCTCTTAATAGACTTGCCCAGTCAATACTGTTTAGTTGACGCAGATCGCTTTCCCAAACATCTTGATAGGTATAAAACAAAAGCTTTTTTAGACGCATTTGTTGAGCATCTGTATCAATGTTATGAGCTACCCATGCATAAATATCAGAGTTATCGTCTAGATAAGGGTCGTCGAACAGTAATAATTTATCTTCAGTTAAACCAGACTGCTGCTCCGACGGCAATTCTGCAACCAAAGATTCGTTTAGGAGGTCTTTTACTAATCCATTTTGAGAAGTATCGAAAGGAGCAATTAGTTGCGCTGAACCTGCATTAATTACTAGATGATTTGCTAAATAGGCAGGTGGCTGACTAAATATTTGAGGATTTGAATTGAATTGAGAGTAACTTATCGGTTCAGCGATAACAGATACTGGTGATTGCTGATAAAATTTTGAAGCCGCATTAAAAACTATTTTGGCAACAATCAAATATTGGCGCTGTTTTTGAACAGAGATAGTTTTTACGGACTTAACCAAGTTCTCTTTCAAGGCTTCAATAGTTGGATATTGTTGATATAAATCTTCAAGCAATTCCACAAAACTGAAGTTGTTTAAACGATTGAGATCGTTTTCTAAAATACCAGTACATACAAGGCATACCAGTTTCTTTGCTCGTACTGGGTCTTCACTCATCTCAAGGTCATCTGAGACTTCATCGATAAGCATTTCCTTATGGCTCTTAGTAGCCAACTCAGGAGGATTAGCAATCGGGGTCAAATTGCCAATTCCTAGCGGTTTAAGCTCGCTCAAAATAGTCTGAGCTTGAGATTGCATTAATAAAATTTGCAGTGCGTCCAAGACTTCTTTGGCTGATTGATAGCGTTGACGAAAATCAAAACGCACCATTTTATCAATCACATCTGCCAATGTTGCAGTAACTTTAGTGTGATCGCGCCAGCAAAACTCACTGGTAATGGGATCTTCAGGAATTTGGTTTGGCAATATTCCCGTTAGGGCTTGGATAGCAATCACCCCGATCGCATAGATGTCACTTGCAAACATGGTCTTGCCGCTATATTGCTCATTCGGCATGTATCCAGGTGAGCCAATCACCAAGCTTGAAGTATGACCTAACTGACTAATTGGCTGAGTGCTAACTTCTTTGACTGCACCAAAATCAATCAAGACAATTTTTTTGTCACTAGTGCGACGAATCAAATTGCTAGGCTTAATATCGCGATGAATTACTTGCTGGCGATGTACAAAATCGAGGGTGTGCAAAATATCTGTGAGAAAATCAATCGTGTACTGCTCTCCCAAACATTCACCACGCTTAATTTCTTGAGTTAATACATCACCTTCAATCAATTCCTGTGCCAGAAAAAATTCTTCGTCTTCTTCAAAGTGCGCTAACAAACTGGGAATGCATTCATGTCTGCCTAATCGATAAAGTATCTTTGCCTCGTTATCGAATAGTTCACGGGAGATTTTTAAAATATCTGCTTGCGATGAGGCAGGCTTAAGTTGCTTGATCACACAGGTAGGGCGATCGGGCAGATATCCATCTTCGGCAATAAAGGTTTGGCTAAAGCCGCCGCCCCCAAGTTGTTTGACGATTTTATAGCGCCCAGTCAGGGTTTTACCGAGCATAGTCATTTCAGCCAGTACTAACTTCAATATTTTGGCATTTCCTTAACGTCCTAGCAAGTTAATTTTCGCAAGTACCTACAAAATATTTAGAATTGTGGATCTATAGCTATAGTCAGCGACATTAGGACAAAGCCAAAACCCCAAAGAGAGTTGCGGCACTTCGTGCCACAACTCTCTTTGGGGTTAGAGTTAATACAGTTATATAAGCTCCCAGAAGGCAAATCGCCCGCTAAGCGGGCGATTTGCCTTCTGGGAGCATTAGTGTTTCTATTTTGCCTAGCTACTTAATTTAGATGCTTTTCTCACTGGAATCAGGTTGTTAACCAATGGAGCAAAAAGTGTCAATCCGTCTGGGATGCATACTATTTCCACTGGAGTTGTCCCAATGATCTCGCCATCCACTACCACTTTTTGGGGTGGAGTTGCCGTAACCTTAATTTTATTCGTTCTGAAGCAGACCAAGACTTCGTTCTCAATGGGAGTTTTGGCTAATGCAGAAGTAAATAGCTTGCCGATTACATCGATCGCTAATAGGCGATCAGAAAGGTTGAGACTTTCATTCTTGGAAATGGCGATTGTCACGTCAAGTAACCCATCGTTGGGAATTACTTCTCCAAATCCTTGAGCTAAAACTGAAGTCGGAGGTGCTGCATTAGCAATAGTCATCGCCCCACAGTGAAATTGAGTGATTGAGTCATCAATCTCAACTTCGACGGCAAAGAGCTTCTGTTCTAAAAGTTGCTGTGCCCCCGCGATCAGATAAGCAAAAGCTCCCAAAAGATTCTTCATGTCTCGATCAGCCCGTTCGACAGTTTCTGCTTCAAATCCAATACCAGCAAGTAAAATCATCGGAAAATCATTACAGCGAGCCGCATCGACAATGCAAGTATTGCCCGTGAGAATGTTCTCACAAGCTGGCTTTAGTTCTGTCGGAATTCCTAATGCGACAGAGAATGCATTGGCAGTGCCTCTGGGGATAATACCAAGGGGAATACCTGTACCAATCAAAGCATTTGCAACAGCGGAAATTGTGCCATCGCCACCAGATGCAATGATGAAATCTGTGTCAGGGGATGTCGATTTACGTTCCTGAATTGCCGCGATCGCAGCTTTTGCTTGGTCAGCAGGATTAACATCGGGCTTTGTGAAAATCACCTTCAGTTGAATCTGAGGCTCCAAAGTTTGACGAATCATGGCAAGATCCCAATCGGGATTTCCTTGTCCTGCCACTGGATTAAAGATCAGATGGGCGACAAGGCGCTTACCTAGCGATTGCAGTACAGCATCTGCTGTTGCTATGTTAGTAGCTAGAGGAACGTTATAGATTTTGCATATCCGCAACAAAGGTAGAAAATTAGAGCCAAGCAGTTGAGTATGATCGGGATCGAAGAGCCAAATGACACCAGCAACTTCTCCCGCAATGACACGAGCAGCAATTTCAATATCCCCACCGTCGTGCTGCGATCGCATTAGCTCAATCGGAAGACCAGTCGCGGCTTGAATCTGTTTCCCCGTATTGGCTGTTGCAATAGAATTATAGCGAGACAGTGTGGCTTGGTGCTTTTGCGCTAAAGCAACTATGTCTGCTTTTTGGGTGTCATGGGCAATGAAAGCAATAGAGATTGGCATATTATTATTCTTTACAGCAATTTTCGATCAAGGTAACCACAAGAAATTTTTTAAAAAATTTCTTGGTTTGGGTTTAAGCACAAAATGCTTTAAATTGCGATAGAAACCCTAGCCCGATACAACAACTTTTCGCCTTGCATATAACCAACATATCGCACGATCGCAGTATCTCCTTCTTTGATCTCATGACTTCCTTCCATTAATTGATGTTTCTGTGAATCGTAAGTAACTTCGTTTCCAACAGAACCGATCGCACTAATTCCCCATTTTTGCAAAAGCGCATCCAAAGGACGTAATAGAGGCAAAATATTTTTTGCTAGCATATTTGGGTTTTGCTGAGCAGCATGAGCCGCTGATGGTAATTGCAAAATTAGAGATTCCAATTGTTGAATAGTTTCTCGCTCAAACTGCGATCGCAATTCAAATTTTTGCTGCTCAAGTTTTTGCTGCAATCGTTGATATTCTTCGCGCAAGGCTGCGATCGCTAAACTTGGAGATTCTGGATTGCTTGTATTACTGATAAATTTAGCAATTACCTCTGTTACTTCAATTTGGAGTACTTCCGCTAACTTCGCTAAATCGGCATATTTTAAATTTGCCGCATCCCTCTTACGCAGCGTATCAATTGCTCGCCTTGATAGGTTCGTGCGCTCGCCTAGTATTTGAAAGCTAGATATACCAACTTGCTTCATTAGCTGACGTAATATTTCTGTGCGATCGTCCATAGCCTGATTTGATAAAGTTAGTAAAGAGGATGCTTGTTCTCAGCATCGCAGATCTATGCTGACTATTGTACTATCATCGTTTTCTTAGCTTTTTGAATAATTATCTATGCCTAATAATCTTGGATTCTGGTTAATTTGGATTTTATTTGTGGTTTATGCATTCATTTTTGCTCCACCCGATCGCCCTGACACCATAACCCTGATCCAGAAACTGATTGCAGGTGATTGGCAAGGTACTAATGCTTATATTGTGGCACTTTTTAATTTGATGGGTGTTTTTCCTTGCATTTATGCTTGTATGCTGGCTAGCGATGGACAAGGACAGAAAATACCAGCTTGGCCGTTTGCAGGACTTTCATTCTTTTTAGGTGCATTCGCACTGTTGCCTTATTTTGCTTTGCGAGAGCCAAATCCTACATTTGTCGGTAAAAAAAGCTGGAATGTGAAGATTTTAGATTCACGCTTTGCTGGGATTGGGATTAGCGCGATCGCTATTTATTTTGTGCTGTACGGATTCGCTAATGGTAATTGGGCTGATTTTATCCAGCAATGGCAAACTAGCCGATTTATCCATGTGATGAGTTTAGATTTTTGTATGTTGTCGCTGATGTTCCCTTGGTTGCTTAGTGACGATATGGATAGGCGCGGCATGACTGATGATCGCTTTTTTTCATTTATTGCCCTCATCCCACTAGTTGGAGCCTTAATTTATCTATGCTTGCGATCACCTTTAATCGAAAGCGAGCAAGCAACAACAACTTAGGCGATTTTCAAGAGAAAACCTATGCGTAGGGGCAGGTTTTGCAATAAATCTATTGTTAAACCCTTGACTTGTGGCTAAACCTGCCCTTACAGGGACTTTATTATTGCACATCCCCTTAAAGCGCCCTTTTTATTTGCAAATAGTCTCAATCATGCGATTAGCTTGAGAGCCATAGCCGCCACCGAAGAGATTGAAATGATTGAGAATGTGATAGAGATTGTAAAGAGTTTTACGTTGTTGATAGCCTAAATCTAGTGGATATGCAGCTTGATAAGCTCGATAAAACTGCGATGGGAATCCACTAAACAATTCGGTCATCGCCAGATCAACTTCGCGATCGCCAAAATATAGAGCAGGATCAAAAATTACGGGTTCGCCATCCACAAATGCAGCATTTCCGCCCCAAAGATCCCCATGTACCATTGAAGGCTGTGGTTGGTAATCATCAAAAAATCTTGACAAGGACTTATAAATTTTTTCTTCAGGAATATTGGATTGCCAACCTTTTCGTCTTGCCAAACTGAACTGAAATGCAAGCCGATATTCGATCCAAAAATCTAGCCAACTATTTGTCCAATTATTAATCTGTGGCGTTGAGCCGATCACATTATTTTGATCCCAACCAAATCCGCGATCGCTCTTGACGCGATGCATTGCAGCCAGATTGCGACCCATTGCTTCCCAGTCTTGTCTACCGCCTAATTCGAGATTTTCCATCACCAAATAAGCCGCATCACTGGTTAACCCCCAGCAGATCGGCTGTGGTACGCGGATTGTATTGGTTGCATACATTTGCTTTAGAGCGATCGCTTCAGCAACAAACATATCGAAACAGTTAGCGGTATTAGACTTTACAAAAAATTGGCGCTGACCATCGGATATTCGAGTTGTTTGATTGATGCAGCCGCCAGACTGCGCTTGGCGGCGATCGCAGGTAAAACTCTCTCCCGTTGCTTGTGAAATAGCGATCGCAATTTCATCCCACATAAATTAATTCACCAAAATTGAGAAGGTTTGCTAAGCAAACCTTCTCAATTTTGGTGAATTAATAGGGGATTAGGTTAGCTTTCTCAATAAAACGTAACCCTAAAATTTAAGTACGGTTCGTATACTGAGAGCTAAGGATCTAACATTCAAATAAAGAACCATTTTTTTTATGGCGCGGCAAGACGCGCCATAAAAAAAATGGTTCTTTATTAAATTGCAGAACCCTAACAAAATAAATTAATTAAAAAACTTTAAAAAAATATCCTGATAGGTCTAATTATGATGAATAACATTGGTAAATACCGCTTTGTTTGTACCCTTACCCTCAGCGATATTTTGGGGCAGGTAATTGTCTGGTTAGGTGTAATTTTTCTGGCTCTAGCATCAGCACTTTCGCTAATGAGTAAGCCAATTTATTCCTTTGGCGCAGTAGGTTTGATCGTTGTAACCTCTCTACCTTTTTTACTATTCACCTTCGTCACAACCTTATTTAATCACATTGATATTGTGCCTCTGACCGAAGAAGAGATTAAGCACAATAATTCCAAAATATCAGGTGTTCGTAAAACTGCGATCAAAGCTTAAATTAGTGAAGCTCATTTTTATACCAATTCACAAAAGTGTGACAACACTTCTGTGAATTAAAAACCAAACCCTGTAAGGGTTTTAAAAACACAAAATGGCTGCGCCACTTTGTGTTTTGGTCTTACAAGTAAAAAGGAGAGTGGATGCTTTGCGCCACTCTCCTTTTTACTGTAGACATTATGAGCAATGTTTGATAAACCATTAGCTAAGAATTTAGAAACGAGGTCTAACTACTGTGCGCCAGCTTAATTTTGTTGTCTTTTTTACCGTTGCTCTTGCATTAGTATTGTTTTCCTTGCAAAATACTTCCCCAGCCTCCATTCAAATCATCCCTCAGATTAAAGTTGCTGCCCCAATCTCGGTCGAACTGATCTTGGCGATGGGCTTAGGCGCAGTTTTAGCTTGGATATTTAGCGTCTGGTCTGGATTACAAAAATCTATTGACATGCGGAATAAAAATGTTCAGATCCAGAATTTGCAAGAAACTGTCCAGAATTTAAGCGTTGAGATTGAGGAGCGCAAGCGCTTGGTTTCTGCCTCAGCAATCGATGTTGAGATCGACGAAGACAAGTCTAAAAACTAAAATAAAGGGCGCATTTGCGCCTTTTATTTCATTCAAATCAGATTTTATGACTATTTCACCGCAATCGATGATATTTTTAAACATCCGCTTCTCGTAAGCTCCATGACCTTATCGATCGCAGAATCAGTTACCAAAGATGCCATAGCCCTCCTGATCGATCTTGCAGAACGAGGCGAGATTGATCCTTGGGATGTGCAGGTGATCGATGTCGTCGATCGCTTTTTGTCGCGGTTAATTGTTAGCGATCGTCGCGATTTATATGATTCGGGTCAGGCGATGCTCTACGCATCAATGCTGGTATTGCTCAAAGCCAACTCATTATCGGACAGTCAAGCTGTCTATGAACAAGAAGCCGCCGATGATGAAATTGGGGAAGAATCTGAGATGGTCGCTGATGCATTGCGGTTACCAACGGACTTTGATAAACGGTTGCGACGATTGCCTGTGGCTTTGCCTCCAAAAGCAAGACGGATCACTCTAGAAGAGTTAATTGCCCAGATCGAGGCGATCGCAGAAGTAGTTGATCGTAAGACCAGTAAGCCCGCCAAGCGTCCTAGTCAAGGCAAAGTTGCCCGCAAAGCAGCCATGAAAGCGATCGCCCAGCTAGCTCATAAAGAAAATTTATCGGAAATGGTAGAAGAAATTGAGCGCTATTTTTTACTCCATCCCGACGAAGAGATAGAGATATCTGACTTGGCAGCAGTATTTAACGATCGTGTAGGCGTATTTTGGGGCTTATTACTAATGTCTTCACAATCAAAAGTGGAATTGTTTCAAGCTGAGTTTTATGGCAAAATCCAAATTGTGCCAACTATCAAAACTCCATCAATCAAAGAGATCCCATTTCCTAATAGTTCAGCTAATCCCACAATAGAATCTACTCAGTTACAATTGAAATTCGCTGAATTAAAAGAAGTTTCGTGAAGCATCTAATTTTGTTTGACTACCATCCTCCTGAACACCTACAGCAAGCCATGAACAATCGAAGCACTAAACTTTCTGTTGGAACCTCGCAAGGCGAGTTTCTTATAAAAAGTTTAGCTTTGATTTTATCGAAATTTGTTGTAGGTGTAGGTGCGATCGCGATCGGTTTAGCTAGTTTTGCGCCTGTTTCGTTAGCTCAGGTGCGTACCTCCCTCTACAAGCCAACCGCGATCACTAGTGGTGTAGATGTTAGCGATATTCTCACCGACAAAGATATTCCCACAGGGCAGAAAGGATTTGCTCGTGACTATGCAATCACTGTCCAAAAAGATGAACGCTTGGAAATTTCGGTAAATTCTGGAGGCTTTGATACAGTCTTGAGTCTGTTAGATAGTGCTGGCGAAGTTGTTGCCGAAAATGATGATTCTGTTGGTGACAATACCAATTCCCTCATCTTTTTTAAAGTGCGTCAATCAGGAAATTACATTGTGAGAGTTTCCTCATTTGGCGGAAGTAGTGGCGGTAAATTTACATTGAGAGTCAACAAACTTCAAGTTGTAAAATAAAAAATCATTGCGGCGGGCGAAGCCCGCCGCAATGATTTTAACTCTCATCATTATCCATAAAAGGCTTTTCATGGGCGGGTTTAATACTTCGCCAAATATAGTCACTGTAATCTTTTCCATCTAGAAGAGAGAATAAGATCGTGTGATTTTGGCAAGTTAAGATATGTTTTGCCATTTCTTTGCGATCGCTGCGATCGACAACAGCGATAATCCGCTCAAAGTCAATCTTGGCAGTATCTTCAATTTGTTGATATTGCGCAATCAGATTAGACTTAGTTTCTTTTACCCAACTGTAAAACTCATCGGGAACCCGCTCTAAGATATCCTCAAAGGGAGTTTGATCACGCAACATTTCCCAAATCACTTTGCTAGTAACTTGAGTAAGTACACGATGCAATTTCACATAATCAGCAAACTTAAATTTAAGCCTCAATCCACTTGCAAAGCGAATTACAAAGCCCTCTTGATTCTGCTCATTGAGATTAGTAATCGCTTCTAAATCTTTTAATCCATCATATTTTTTAGCGATCGGGAACCCCAAATGTGTGAAGGATTCAATTGCATGTTCTATTCCCGATTCTGTTTCAATTACTGCCAATAATACTAAACCTTCAAACTCTCCATAATCGACAACAATCCGATTTGTGGGATAGACAATCTCAAATAAATAGGTTAGCGATCGATCTAGTAATGGAATTGCTTCGGAATAAATTGATGTCAAGATTTGATTAGCTTTAATGGCTTGATCAGAGTTAAAACTGCCTCTAGAAGCTATATAAGGCTGATCTTGATACCAATACAAGATCCCTAGAGAACCATCCAGCTTTTCATAAACATCAAAAGGTTCTGAGGGAATAGCTTCTTTATGTTCTTGGAGATTAAAAAATTTTGATAAAGGGCGAGCCGCGATCGCACCATCACGATCAAGAATTAAACCCCGACATTGAATGGTTTCAGGAGTCCATAGGAGATCGTACTGAGCTTTGGCAGTGTAGTTATAGATAAATAGATCACCGCTAGAATGAGGGCGTTTGGTGATATATCCTTCACTAATTAGTTGATCGATTTTCTCCAAATTGATAGCACTCATTCTATATTCCCTAGTAATTTTAAATTATCGCAATCATTTTCGATGTTACGAGGAAGAAATTCCTGCGATAGTAGAAGTTTAGGGCTGGCACGGGGACGTAGCCCCTACAGCACCTATATTGTTAAGGTAGGGGCAATCCCCCCGTGGTTGCCCTGCCACGCTAGCAGCAAGAGATTAATCATCTACGTCCCACGTAACATCAGTATATAATCAAGTCAATCAAACTAAATTTAGAGAAATTTAGAATTATGACTGTTGCCACAACATCGAAACCTTTAAAAGTCCTAATTGTTGAAGACGATCCACTTATCCAACTCGGATTAGAGCAATCCCTCTCTCAACAGCCAAATGTCATTGTAATAGGCATCGCAGAAGATGGTTATATCGGTGTAAAAATGGCTCAGGAACTACGTCCTGATATTATCGTGATGGACATTGGGATGCCAAGACTTGATGGAATTTCGGCAACCCAAAAAATTAAGGCAGCATCACCTAATGTTCATATTGTGATGCTTAGCTCCCATACAGATGATACAGAAATTATTGCGGCTCTATCGAGTGGAGCCGATGCCTACTGTGTTAAAGGTACTTCTACCGAAAGTCTTTTAGCAGCTTTTGCCGCCGCTATGGATGGCGCTACTTATCTTGATCCTCAAGTTGCTCGCAAAGTAATGGATCATCTCAAGCCACCAACACAACCTGAAAATACTTCACATCTATCGCAACGAGAATTAGAGGTGTTGAAATTAATTGTTGAAGGCAAAAGTAATCCCGAAATTGCCAAAGTACTCTACCTCAGCCCCAATACGATTAAAACTCATGTGCGGGGCATCATGAACAAATTATCTGTTGACGATCGCGTACAAGCAGCAGTTGTAGCTTTGCGATCGGGTTTAGTAAATTGAGCAAGATCAGTAGCAAAGCGCTAACCTAGCTTTTGGGATCATATGTCGATTGGTAATAACGCTATATAATTAAGACTGAATCTGCTGAGCAACAAAACAGAGCGACAAAAATTGTGGCGCATACCTTTTTAGTGCAACCTGGTAAATGGACTATCGAAGGCAATTGGATAGATAGAGATTCGATGCCAATTCAAGTCA is part of the Pseudanabaena sp. BC1403 genome and encodes:
- a CDS encoding serine/threonine-protein kinase, translating into MKLVLAEMTMLGKTLTGRYKIVKQLGGGGFSQTFIAEDGYLPDRPTCVIKQLKPASSQADILKISRELFDNEAKILYRLGRHECIPSLLAHFEEDEEFFLAQELIEGDVLTQEIKRGECLGEQYTIDFLTDILHTLDFVHRQQVIHRDIKPSNLIRRTSDKKIVLIDFGAVKEVSTQPISQLGHTSSLVIGSPGYMPNEQYSGKTMFASDIYAIGVIAIQALTGILPNQIPEDPITSEFCWRDHTKVTATLADVIDKMVRFDFRQRYQSAKEVLDALQILLMQSQAQTILSELKPLGIGNLTPIANPPELATKSHKEMLIDEVSDDLEMSEDPVRAKKLVCLVCTGILENDLNRLNNFSFVELLEDLYQQYPTIEALKENLVKSVKTISVQKQRQYLIVAKIVFNAASKFYQQSPVSVIAEPISYSQFNSNPQIFSQPPAYLANHLVINAGSAQLIAPFDTSQNGLVKDLLNESLVAELPSEQQSGLTEDKLLLFDDPYLDDNSDIYAWVAHNIDTDAQQMRLKKLLFYTYQDVWESDLRQLNSIDWASLLRELVSFMPTFLQLQALLQEAVQRVSKPAEYVAIGNLLLTKLEPLYPDRNDANNLEAIAPPIAPIINQYSLPLNNQGRSKIPFDPRIAIDLFDLRLELMRFTSSMRAKILLFSVLYYPFDPDLDNWHDLGSHRLDGLLRQLFYAYPSFEKAEKSIWQIARSLSEPSAYDQAASYILQVVKTLYDQLDAKSMMHPVEGNQDPSENTDFTQPSSLSRSNDDDTCQFA
- a CDS encoding methylglyoxal synthase is translated as MPISIAFIAHDTQKADIVALAQKHQATLSRYNSIATANTGKQIQAATGLPIELMRSQHDGGDIEIAARVIAGEVAGVIWLFDPDHTQLLGSNFLPLLRICKIYNVPLATNIATADAVLQSLGKRLVAHLIFNPVAGQGNPDWDLAMIRQTLEPQIQLKVIFTKPDVNPADQAKAAIAAIQERKSTSPDTDFIIASGGDGTISAVANALIGTGIPLGIIPRGTANAFSVALGIPTELKPACENILTGNTCIVDAARCNDFPMILLAGIGFEAETVERADRDMKNLLGAFAYLIAGAQQLLEQKLFAVEVEIDDSITQFHCGAMTIANAAPPTSVLAQGFGEVIPNDGLLDVTIAISKNESLNLSDRLLAIDVIGKLFTSALAKTPIENEVLVCFRTNKIKVTATPPQKVVVDGEIIGTTPVEIVCIPDGLTLFAPLVNNLIPVRKASKLSS
- the grpE gene encoding helix-turn-helix transcriptional regulator translates to MDDRTEILRQLMKQVGISSFQILGERTNLSRRAIDTLRKRDAANLKYADLAKLAEVLQIEVTEVIAKFISNTSNPESPSLAIAALREEYQRLQQKLEQQKFELRSQFERETIQQLESLILQLPSAAHAAQQNPNMLAKNILPLLRPLDALLQKWGISAIGSVGNEVTYDSQKHQLMEGSHEIKEGDTAIVRYVGYMQGEKLLYRARVSIAI
- a CDS encoding DUF2834 domain-containing protein: MPNNLGFWLIWILFVVYAFIFAPPDRPDTITLIQKLIAGDWQGTNAYIVALFNLMGVFPCIYACMLASDGQGQKIPAWPFAGLSFFLGAFALLPYFALREPNPTFVGKKSWNVKILDSRFAGIGISAIAIYFVLYGFANGNWADFIQQWQTSRFIHVMSLDFCMLSLMFPWLLSDDMDRRGMTDDRFFSFIALIPLVGALIYLCLRSPLIESEQATTT
- a CDS encoding fructosamine kinase family protein; amino-acid sequence: MWDEIAIAISQATGESFTCDRRQAQSGGCINQTTRISDGQRQFFVKSNTANCFDMFVAEAIALKQMYATNTIRVPQPICWGLTSDAAYLVMENLELGGRQDWEAMGRNLAAMHRVKSDRGFGWDQNNVIGSTPQINNWTNSWLDFWIEYRLAFQFSLARRKGWQSNIPEEKIYKSLSRFFDDYQPQPSMVHGDLWGGNAAFVDGEPVIFDPALYFGDREVDLAMTELFSGFPSQFYRAYQAAYPLDLGYQQRKTLYNLYHILNHFNLFGGGYGSQANRMIETICK
- a CDS encoding LapA family protein, which encodes MRQLNFVVFFTVALALVLFSLQNTSPASIQIIPQIKVAAPISVELILAMGLGAVLAWIFSVWSGLQKSIDMRNKNVQIQNLQETVQNLSVEIEERKRLVSASAIDVEIDEDKSKN
- a CDS encoding segregation/condensation protein A, which translates into the protein MTLSIAESVTKDAIALLIDLAERGEIDPWDVQVIDVVDRFLSRLIVSDRRDLYDSGQAMLYASMLVLLKANSLSDSQAVYEQEAADDEIGEESEMVADALRLPTDFDKRLRRLPVALPPKARRITLEELIAQIEAIAEVVDRKTSKPAKRPSQGKVARKAAMKAIAQLAHKENLSEMVEEIERYFLLHPDEEIEISDLAAVFNDRVGVFWGLLLMSSQSKVELFQAEFYGKIQIVPTIKTPSIKEIPFPNSSANPTIESTQLQLKFAELKEVS
- a CDS encoding PPC domain-containing protein codes for the protein MKHLILFDYHPPEHLQQAMNNRSTKLSVGTSQGEFLIKSLALILSKFVVGVGAIAIGLASFAPVSLAQVRTSLYKPTAITSGVDVSDILTDKDIPTGQKGFARDYAITVQKDERLEISVNSGGFDTVLSLLDSAGEVVAENDDSVGDNTNSLIFFKVRQSGNYIVRVSSFGGSSGGKFTLRVNKLQVVK
- a CDS encoding RNA ligase, whose protein sequence is MSAINLEKIDQLISEGYITKRPHSSGDLFIYNYTAKAQYDLLWTPETIQCRGLILDRDGAIAARPLSKFFNLQEHKEAIPSEPFDVYEKLDGSLGILYWYQDQPYIASRGSFNSDQAIKANQILTSIYSEAIPLLDRSLTYLFEIVYPTNRIVVDYGEFEGLVLLAVIETESGIEHAIESFTHLGFPIAKKYDGLKDLEAITNLNEQNQEGFVIRFASGLRLKFKFADYVKLHRVLTQVTSKVIWEMLRDQTPFEDILERVPDEFYSWVKETKSNLIAQYQQIEDTAKIDFERIIAVVDRSDRKEMAKHILTCQNHTILFSLLDGKDYSDYIWRSIKPAHEKPFMDNDES
- a CDS encoding response regulator transcription factor, giving the protein MTVATTSKPLKVLIVEDDPLIQLGLEQSLSQQPNVIVIGIAEDGYIGVKMAQELRPDIIVMDIGMPRLDGISATQKIKAASPNVHIVMLSSHTDDTEIIAALSSGADAYCVKGTSTESLLAAFAAAMDGATYLDPQVARKVMDHLKPPTQPENTSHLSQRELEVLKLIVEGKSNPEIAKVLYLSPNTIKTHVRGIMNKLSVDDRVQAAVVALRSGLVN